CTGAAATGTATTCGCTTTTTTGTGTTTTCACAGCTTCAGATAACAATATTCTCCTCGCATCAGGTGTAAAAAATTCATTTAAAAAACCTGCATATACACCCACAATATATGGTTTCATTACTCCGTGTTGTTCACCTATCTCTTCAGATAGCCTTTCAATTAAATTCTCACCTGATTCTATTCTTGACCATACTCTGGATATCAATGCTGGGTCTCCAATGCTAATTATTAAACGACTGGTGAAATTTATTCCTCGGCCTATTCTTCCAGCCCTTTGTCTTAAATTGTGACCATAGTATCCCCTATCTATAATGAAATTTGTAAACTCTTTTGGTGGATTATATCCCTGTTCCACAATATTAGATGCTATAACAATTCTATGCTCAAAACAGTCTTTCAACGCTGTATCCTTAGATTCATATTTCGATAGATCAAGCCTATTTAGAAGACATATATCTTGACCATTTATCCCGTTACTGCACATTAAGTCCTTTACTTCATGACATTCTCTTATACTATCCAGAATAAGGAACCACTTTCCGTCCTTCAGATCCTTAATATGCTCTCTTATCACATCTAGAGCCGTTTCTGAATGTAAATCATATTCAACCGGGCCTCTGATAAGATCTCTTCCGCTTTTCTGCACTTCAACTATCTGCAACTCATTTTCGTTAAGAATATTCTTAAGCAATGCAACTAGGCCTTCATCGAGAGTCGCAGAGCTTATGATAAATTTGATCTTCTTTCTAAATAATGAAAGTAGCGCAATCAATCTGTATTTCTGATCGATACTATAAACATGGAATTCATCTAGAACTACACATCTTACTCCCTCTAAAACCAAGTCCGAAACCTGATCTGATCTAGAATGAGGAATCTTATAAAAATTGAGAAGAATATAGAAAAGAAGCGTGGGGTTAGTAAATATTATGGAACTCTGGCCAATGATTTTTGATATTAATACATCTTTTTTCTGATTGTATTTATTCATCTCTTCTTGCAGACTGGAACCAGTTATTTCAGATACACCTGGAATCGTTGAACTAAAGGCGGTATAATTTTGATCTATCAAAACATTATTTGGCATCACCACAATTGTTTTAAATCTGTCATTAAAAAGCCTAGAAAATGCTGTCGTTTTCCCCGCACCTGTTGGAGCTTCTAAAATCATGACATTTTTATCAGAGGATAAAAATCCAGCAAGTATTTCTTGAAATGAACGATCAACATATTCTTCAGGAGCCTTTATTAATCTACAGACCATTCAGCGCCTCCAAATAAAGAGATATAAACTGTTCAATATTAATAGGCCCAGCGATGAAATACTGAAGCACAACGTGCTCAGAAAATTCCATTTTGATATTTTGTAATTTATTTATATCAAGCGAAATAATGTTCCGTAAAGTGTATAAATTAATATAAATTTTTATTCCCTCAGGTTCAATTTCTTCAATTTTTAGTACACCGGTCTTACCGGTCCCAACCCGAAGCACTTGTGGCAATGGCCATTTTCCGTCGTCTAAAATTATGGCATAAAATTTGCTTCCGGGTTTTATTGGCTGCTGAAAGTAAAAATTTTTATACATAACCTGACCCACCTTAATAGCAGGATGCACATTTGAGCCATTGTAATCTATGCCCTGCAACGTGTTTCTTATCAATGGTTTAAATAGCTCTATATTCCCCTCATCCAATCCTGCCATAAAACCAGGTACTGCTACTGAAAACCAAAAATTGTATCTTTTAAGTTCCTCATATTCTGGCTTGAACCTGTTTGTAAAAGGAATATTATCAATACCAAGTTGATGTAGCATAGCATATTTAAGTGCAATATCTCCGATAAATTGAGATGATCTGTTTCCTCTTCCACTTGGTTGATAATAATAATTTATTGGTTCTATGGCTGTAAGTTTTATTCCTCTTACCCTCATCGGTTTTACACCTTCCAAAAATCTGACCAGTCTTGCTCCATTTTGGAAACAAATTGAGAAGACAAAGTTCGCATCTCTTCTCTGTTAGATGAAAGGGATTTGACTTCGTTTAGAAAACTCTCCAAAGCATTACCTGTTAGGAAATCATTACCATAGCTACTTTTCATTTGTTCAATTATAAGCTTTTCTGGCTCCCATGAGTCACTATTCCATGCTTCTTCCATAACTGAATAGGATGTTATACTCCTATCTCCCTTTGAAAATCCTATTGCCAGTATAGTATTCTGCATGTTATCACCAAGAATTGATGTCCTTGCACCATATCTCGTTGTTCTGATAGTAGCCGCAATTACAACTTTCAGAATGTCCAACGAAGCATTCTCCAATGATATGAATCTGACAAATTTTACGCCCGGTTTTATGTATTGAACATTGTAAATTGCATTTCTTTGAACCTTGCCTTCTTTGTCCATCAGGATGGTTCCTGTATCTGACAAAGAATTGTGTATGAATCTCTCAGTCACTGCGCCAAGTGGCTCATAGCTGTATGACCAGTCATAATAACACCTAGATGCGATAGATGCAGCTTCTCTTTCAGATCCTGTACTGGAGTCACCATATATCAGACTTACGGGATTTTTGAGTAATATTTTCCGAGTTACCGCATTTCGATTATATTCTTGGTTTATTGCGTCTGCCCATCTAAACATTGTTAATGCAGTTGCTCTCTCTGCACCTCTCCACTTAGGCCCTGGAACAACTACTCTATCGTAATTATGAAAAGTTTCGGCTGTTGTTTCAGTTGGTTCATTGTTCCTGCATATAAAGAATGACTTTGTTTCTGACAGAATTGCAACCTTGATAAACAAACCAGTGTTCTTTCTCAAATCCAGATCCTGTACCGATCTTACTAGCAAACCTCTTTCAATTGCCTCAGATATATCTTCCATTCCAAATCTACCTCCTTTCAATTACCAAACATATATTCAAATTCAAACGCATCTATAAGATAGGACTTCATAGTACCGGACGGTATTCGGCCATTGAAATCCCTAGATATCATTTCGATCAACGTCTTAGAAAATTCCTTTATATTTTCTTCATCTATGACTACTCTTTGTTTTGAATCTGTTTTATCTCTTTCTGCCTCAAGTCCTTTGTAAAGATGTCCTTCAATAAATTCAGTGTATTCTTCTAACTTTACAGAATCACCTTTGCCCTCTGACAGAACTTTTTCCAGTACATCCAAGCTCTCCCGCAGCATCCATGACCTCTGGGAACCGCTCATGTTGTCTGCAGGTTTCCATAGATCTCTTGCTATTTTAGCCAATTTTTTTAAATTTTCCATGTTCACACCTCCTTTCACTCCACCAAAGCCATCTGAAACATATATTTCCATGCTCCTTTTTATATAATTGATTTTTTTTACGATAGACTTTTCTGTTCCCTTCGACGTTGCCTGTCTCTCCGAAGCTCTTACTGCATCCATGCAAAATGAAAAAAGACTGATTGGCTCTCTTGAAAATTCTCTTAATATCTCTGAGATCTGTTCCTCCCTTTGTTCCTCCCTTTTCCTGGATCCTCTCGAGATGTCTGCAAGTATAGAAATGTTCTGAAAGAACTTTTGCACCTCTTCTATTCTGTTATACCTGATACGAGATATTCCTAAATCTTTCAAAGAAAATTGATTTATGGAGAACTGGAATATCTCCTTTTGTTGTAATGCTGGTGGAGAATGAGAATCAATAACCTGCACTCTTAGATGAGTATTTGCAGCTAGGTTCAAAACCTCCTGATAAAGCATCACTGCTTCTGCAGTCGATTCTGGTTGTTTTCTAGGGATAAAATAAGAAGTATCCTTCCTAAAAATTGCATTTCTATTGCCTAACGCTATATATATTTCATCAAGCTGACTGCCCCATTTTTCCCTAGCCTCTTCGTTAGATTTCAAATAATTCAATATTTTATGAAGATCAAGAAATGGTATCGGACCTGGAAAATCCAAAAAAACAAATACAGATCCAGCTCTTTCTGGTTCAAGTGATACACTTTTTCTGAGAAATGATTCTATTAAATACCTTTCATCAACAAAAGCGTTTGGGATTGAAGCTGTTACAATCCTATTTGTAAAAACTGCATTCGTTCCTAGACCGTATAGATTTTCCTTTATAGCTTCGGTTCTACCTGGATATCCATCAATCATGGACATCTCTTTTTTATCAGGTACCTTTGGTATATCCACGTTTAATGGATTTATTATTGTTGCGATAATCTGTTTTAAATGGTTCATTATCACTGAGTTTTCTTTATTTCCTGATATAGCCTGAGCGGCTTCATCTGCTAATATTTCCCAATCAATTCTCGCGGATATTGTACTTGCCTCCTGTTCAAGGCCTAAGGTTTCTGCTGCTGCTTTACCTCCAGAATCGCTTAGAATTACTAAAAGCGGCGCTAATAGTGGATTCTTCTTTCGATTTATCTCCTTTGTATGTCTTAGAATAGCAGAAATTACAGGGCTTTCATGTCCGTCTTTATCTGTAAGATAATTCAAAACTTCTTTTACCTTTTTGAACTCAGGAGTGTTTACTTGCGATCCGACAAGTTGAACGATTCTTACAAGTAATACATGTTCAACTCTCTCCACATCTGAAATGCTGTCACTAACAATCAGTATATCTCTATAATTTAATGGTTTGTCGCTTCTCTTCGTTAAATTTACAGTAAGATCACCAGCAAATTCTTTGCAAATGATCTTTTTATATTTTTCCAGTTCTATAATGTCTCTTTCATCAACATTGCTATTCTTAGATTTAAGCGCTTCTCTTATTTTGTTAGAATTTTCCGCGATCCTTTTTAAAGTTAAACTAGTGATAGGAACAAAAGATCTGCCGGGGATATTTATTCTGCGATCGGTAAACTCTATACCATCTTCTAATTTTATTAGTCTAGTAGATATTATATCAACCAATGATTTTGAAATTGAATCTAAATCAAATGACACAGGCTTATCAGCTACGTAAAAAATGCCGTCAGGAGTGCTCCATAGATAATAAGCTCCTGCAGATTTAATCCGTGATATAAGTTCCATTTTAAGGAGATCTGTCACTGCGAGAAAATAGGTTGATGAAAAATTTACTTTATATAATTTAAAATTCCTGAAAATGCTTTCTTTACAGAAAGTGAGGCTATTAGCCCATCTAACAATATCAAATGTAGACGGATCTGAAAACTTGCTAGATATTTTATCAGCTAAGGACGAGAAACTTTCTTCAAATATTAGTAGCGGATTGATGTTCATATTAGAATTAAGTGCATTAAATTTTGTATCTTCCTCTGTTGAAAAAGCAATTTGGTATAAATCTTGATCTGAAATATCAAGTTCTTGCTGAAGTTTTCCAAAGAATTCATGAACTAAGGCTGCTAAATTATCTTTGGAATCTGTCATTTTATAATTATCTAAGGTGATCTTAACATAATCGTGAAATAGATATCCGAATAAACTTCTCCTTAACTTATATTCCAACTGCCTTGTCCAGTCATCAGTGTCCTGTTTCCCATTGGTCAGAGTGCTTTGAATGACCTTCGTCTTTATTGTATTGTATAATTCCGGATTTAAAGACTCATTCTGCAAAAAAATATCCAAAACTTTGAGCGAACAGAGCGCACCAGAAAGTATATGACCTATGTATGGCAGATCATATTTTTTCTGCCAGCTATCCCGTGAGGCTTCCTTCCACTCGCCACCTTTTGCCGTTTTATGCCATTTTGGCTCATTCCATATTTTAGCAATTAAATTCTCAATAAACCATTCATAAGCCGCTTGAACAGCATTATTTTCATATTGCGTATCTGTCTTTATTTGCGTGGCATTCATTCGTTATTCACCTCCCAACATCCCAGGCCAAGACCGGTTTTTGAACCAATTCCTCTATAATAGATCATGGATATTTCATCTGGATTGCCTCTTAACCTTCCAGTTAGATTGAAACTTGTAGTAATAGAATTTTTCCCAGCATTGGAAGAAATGCGTACGGTTTTCCTGTCATAAGTTTCTATTTCAATACTTAGCGAAGGGTTACTAATTCCAAGTTTATGCTTCAGAAACCAAGTAGTTGTATTATTGATATTTTCTTCTATATAGCGTGGATCTGACACATAAAGTTTTGCATTCTTGAAGTCGCGCACAAGTGCTGGCGACAGTGTTCTAAATTTAACCTCTTCTGGAAATGATATGGAATTAATCTCCTTAACAGATTTGACAGAGAAAGTTGTCTCGGTTATCCGAATCGTCGGATCTAACGCAAGACCTAATTTAAGATAATCAAGCAGTGTATCGTCTAGAGTGCGGAAAATTATAAATCCCCTATCAATTTTAAGTCCATTGATTCCAGTTAATACTTTCCTTGAAATTATATTACTGAATGTAAAAACAGAGAAACTTGCTGGGATATGAAGAGGCCTGATTTTATTTTGGTATTGATTAAGCTTGGAGTATATAGATAATGCGATATAATAATTGTACTCATAAGGGATCATCATTCCACTTGATTTTTCTATCTTAATGATAGCGGATTTCATCGTAAAGTTTATCACTCAATTTGTATATAATAATTACGATATAGATGAACGAAAAAATTTCTTCGTCTAACCAGTCGAATCAAATATCCATCGTTTCATTCGTAGGTTTTCAACAACATCTCGTACTAGGATTTTTTGAACAAGCTAGAAATATATATTCGACCAGAGGCGGCAAAATTTACCTGATGCATAGTAAAAATGAAGAACTGGAAGAGGGTCAATATTCAAAATATCTAGCTATAAGAAATGATCTGGATAAAGAATTGAAAGAGCATTGGAAAACTTTTGAAATCGAAGACATGATATTAAAGAATATATGGGATATAAAGGAAATAAGTGAGCAACTGAATAGGATCCAAAACGAGTGCCTCGTAAATCTTAGCGCTGGTCCATCGGTATTTGCATCGGCCGCCATTCTATGGGGATTTAAACGCCATTCGCTTCAAATTGGACATGTAATAGAAAGGCGTGATCCATCATTGATCAAATTAGGTCAAAACAACATATCTATATTTTCGTTTATAGATTTAACACCTTATTTTTTCTATGTAAATCTGGATTATATAAACAAATTAATATTGAAGGCAATAGCAGAGGGGAAAACCACTAGCAATAAGATATTAGATTATTTGCATGTATCCTTAGAGGAATCAAGAAAGATATCGCTTCGCATCGTTCAGATGAGATTAACTGAACTTAGAGATCATGGCCTAGTTAAAAGTTCCAGGGTAGGACGATCAAGCGCTTATATACTTTCAGATGATCTCACAAGAATTATAGGTCTTAAAAGTTTGTTAAGCACACAGAAAATTTAAATTGCTCAGATACCGCTTACCATCTTATTGAGCATAAAAACTGAATAACTTTTTATCTGCGTATTGCAAATAATATAATATTTATGCTAACCAAATTTTCTACTGATATATTCAAATTGTATTGAATAGCAAGAAATATAATATCTATATAAGACATATTTGAATTCTATTGTCATGCTTAGATTATATGGCGTGTTTCTATTGTAGCAGGATACTTAATGCCTCATAGATAATCTGATTAAGAAACAATGACTAAAAGTATGATCTCAAATTGCAGTTTGATCATCAATTTAATATGATCACACCATAGCTTCAAAGTTAGACGTTATTATTCAAAAAATAGGCTTCCGGCCCTATGCCCTTAATGAGATCTCACAAATTGATCAATCCGTTTCGTAAAGAATTAATATGTTTATGTTGGATTTTCAGCTTTCAACGCTGATTCATCATTCCTAGATCGAAGAAATCCCATTATCGGTATCATCGCCAGGATAGACAGTATGGACACCGCCATGAGGTAATAGGATGTGCTCGCCGTCAGGTTTGAACCGAAGGCCGTTATGATGATCGACGATGACTTCACGTGCGAGAATGCCGAAACAAACAGCGGGAAGACAGATATACCCAGTATAAGGGACATGTTCCTGAGCGTGAATAGCGAACTGTTTGCTATGCCCCTGAACTTCGGCCCGGCGGCGTCAACAACCATGGTCGTTGAAGGCGCCCAGAAGAGCGAACCACCGAATCCAGCAACGAACAGATAAACTGGTATTAGCGTCATCGTGTAGGCAACCATGAATATGCCGAAGGCCTGCATGACCAGTCCTATGACGAGAAGCTGAGCACCCTTTCCCGTCCTGTCGAAGATGAACCCGCTGACGGGATTTGCGATCATGGACGCAAGAGGATAGGTGAAGAGGTACAGCGATGCAGACAGCGACGACATACCCTTAGTTATCTGAAGATAAAGACTGAGAGCATAGAGCACCCCGAAGAAGGACAGGGCCTGCAATGTGGATGATATGGATACGCGGACGTAGTTCCTGTTCCTCAGCAGCACCGAAGGTATTATGGGATTTCTCCTCTGCGACATTAAGAAGAACGGGAATAGCACGGCGGGGGCCATGAGGAAATAGACGTTTATGAATGAAATTCCGATCGTGAGCGGAATGAGGAATGCTATGAGGCCGATGAGAGGTATCGGATCGTATTTTGCCGCATTCTCCCTCTGATAGTTGGGTATCCTGACCATGCCGAGTACTGCGGCGATGATTCCTATGGGCACATTTATCAGGAACACGTACCTCCAATCGTATAGAACGAGGTATCCTCCCAGCACTGGCCCGATCAGCGTTCCGATGGCCCATGATATCGAGTTTATACCAACTGCACGGCCCCTCTCCTGAGGCGGGAACGCGTCCAGAAGTATGGGAATACCCACTGCGCTGAGGAAACCAGCGCCTATGCCCTCAACGAACCTGAAGACTACGGCCATGAATATGCTGTTCGATAAGGCTATGACCAGGGACGAGAACGCAAAGATCAGGAATCCTGCCAGATAAAGTTGTTTCTTACCGATCTTCCGCATTATGTCTGCGCTGGGTATCATGAAGATCGTTGCGCTTATTATGTAGGCGACGACGATCCAGGTGAGATATGATACGGATGATGCGAAGTAGTGGCCCATGGCCGGCAACGCAAGAAAGACTATGGTGGAGTCTATGGCTGCCATGAGCGAACCCAGCGTTGTTATGGATAATACGAAGTACTTGCGTGAGTAATCAATAGTCATTATAAATTAAGGATTGCTGAATATTATAAATAGTTTTGTCATTGAATCTTTTCAGGTACAAAGGAAGAAGCTATGGCCATGGGAATTAACGCGAAGAGGTATGACAGAACGATTAGGATCATAATCGGAAGAGCTGGCCCTCCCGGGATTCCAGCTATGGATGAAAAGAGAGCCGACTGTGATATGCGGTATGAGAAATCTGAAGACATGGCGGCAAAAACACCGACTGGCGAAGCGATCGCTGATAATGCGATGCTCCGCATCCTGAAAACGAATAAGCCTGCCAGCACAGCCGGAATTATGATAAGATACCAGTAGCCGATGTATGACAGTATCGCCGAGAAGAAGAATACGATGATCGCAGATATGATCAGGCCGGTGCTATGGTATTTCTGCGCCATCACAGCAGATCACCTCCATAGTACAGGTAGAAGAACTGAGCCGGCGCGCTTGCATTTATGAGGGTGAAGTAGATCCCATCGTTCCAGTCAATGAACGTATTATCGTAATACGGTGATAGGGGATTCTCCGATATTCCGCCAGGATATATGCCTATGCCTGACAGCGGATCGCTCATGTTGACTATCATCCTCCATGAGGGCCCGAAATCGGATATCGTGCCATAGGCTGCATTGATTGTGTTCCCGTCGCCGGCAGCTGGAACCGCCTGCGTATTCATCGCAGAGATCCCGAAGAAGCTGGATAGGTATCTCCTGTGCACATTGCCCCACTGCCATGAGGACGAGTATGGACCGTAGTCCTTCGTTATCTGGTTTATCGCCATCGCGTATGCTCCAAGCATTGCTGTGGTTTCATTTCCCTTTGCGCCGGATACAGGATTGCTGAAGAATGATGAGTTATAATCGCTTATCGTCCAGTTGACGAGATCCTCTATGAGCGGGCCGTGGTAGTAGTCATCAGATCCTAGGAAGAATGCGGTCTGGCCCAGGCCGTATGTGCCGTTTATTCCATAATATGAAAGCCATGGCTCAAACACGCTGCTGACAAAGTCCCTGATGAAGAAGTAGTATATGGTTGCGGCCGTCGAGTTGATGTCCATGTTCCCGTTCCATGACTTCAGAGCCGAGTATTCCGGCGTATTGCTCAGCCCAGATTCGTTCAGCGCATTCAATAGCGGTTTGAAGAATATGTCCGTGGTGAAGTCATGCACGCAGAGCTGTATCTTCTCCATCTTCGCGTAATTGAAACCGTATGTCGCGTTTATCATCGTGTATATCTGATCGGCACGGTAGCCGGACTCATAATCCCACCCTATGTAATATGGGTAGTTTGGAGAAACGGTTATCTGGTTCGCCGAGAAGACGAAGCCTGTGGATGGATCGTAAAGGCCAGGAAGGTACTGCTGCGGAATGAAGCCTGTCCAGTCATAGGATCCGTTCCCAGGCAGTATGCCCCTCGGGTTGCCCCTCGCTATGACCGGATAGAGACCGTATGGGAATATCCCTATGTTTCCGGAGCTGTCAGCGACCGCCCAGTTCTGTATAGCGATCTTGAAGTACCTTGTCAGGTTCTGGACGAACTGAATAACGCTGTGCGCCATGTTGATATGCAGGAAGAAGGTTATCTCATAGGTCGGTATGTAACCCGTCCAGTCCATAGCTATGGGAACGCCCAGGCTGTTGTTTATGACAACACCGTTTACCGCGCGGTATATATGGATGCTAACTGCTTTCTCTCCCTTCACCAGTATGGTTTCATTCTCCACCTGGAAGGGTACCCAGGAACCGTTGAAGTAGTAATCCCCTGGATGCGATGGTGAGGTCTGTTCGGCATAGAAATACGTCTCCTGTATCTGCCCGTTGGTGGCGCCCCATGCTATGTACGGGTTGTGCCCCAGTATAACGCCTGGGAAGCCGGGAAATGTGACGCCTATGACGTTCATGCCTGGTGCAACGAGCTGGAAACCCATCCATATCGATGGTACGCTTGTGGTCAGGTGCGGATCGTTAGCGAGCATGGCCGAAGTGTTAGATGTCTTTATGCCGTTCACAGCCCAGTCGTTGCTGCCGAAATCATGAAATACCGTGTAGTTCATCTTTATATCATAGGCATCCGAGATGCCTGTGAATAACATGGACGCCTTCGCCAGGCCGGTCATTGCGCTGGTGTAGAAGGCATTGACGGTTGCGTATTCCGGATCGGATAGATTGACGTATGGGACGTAGAGGTTGAGATCCCTGATGTCGCCCTGTTCGCTGTATATGGATGGGTTGAGCGAGTACGGGACTATGGGGTGCTGTATCCCAGCTGGATACGCCGGGTATA
This region of Thermoplasma sp. Kam2015 genomic DNA includes:
- the cas5d gene encoding type I-D CRISPR-associated protein Cas5/Csc1; translated protein: MRVRGIKLTAIEPINYYYQPSGRGNRSSQFIGDIALKYAMLHQLGIDNIPFTNRFKPEYEELKRYNFWFSVAVPGFMAGLDEGNIELFKPLIRNTLQGIDYNGSNVHPAIKVGQVMYKNFYFQQPIKPGSKFYAIILDDGKWPLPQVLRVGTGKTGVLKIEEIEPEGIKIYINLYTLRNIISLDINKLQNIKMEFSEHVVLQYFIAGPINIEQFISLYLEALNGL
- a CDS encoding penicillin acylase family protein, whose amino-acid sequence is MKVRYIRLIISIAVLVVLLFASFSSIGPLPPLSKILNPSSGVFSPPPYFYTPGSQKVIVKFSNVSADVIVYRQSDGFIGIASNNTEAVYYEQGYLEAEYRLAQLDFLKRTALGNLSAIAGPSTLQTDIFMREIQLYNTAVLERQNLDANNLTYIYLRSFVAGINAYIGNLTYARLPLLFKILNAKPHAWNVTDVLAVQQLFLWENSAGGLDPIYFNFALQKMPESVIKAIYPAYPAGIQHPIVPYSLNPSIYSEQGDIRDLNLYVPYVNLSDPEYATVNAFYTSAMTGLAKASMLFTGISDAYDIKMNYTVFHDFGSNDWAVNGIKTSNTSAMLANDPHLTTSVPSIWMGFQLVAPGMNVIGVTFPGFPGVILGHNPYIAWGATNGQIQETYFYAEQTSPSHPGDYYFNGSWVPFQVENETILVKGEKAVSIHIYRAVNGVVINNSLGVPIAMDWTGYIPTYEITFFLHINMAHSVIQFVQNLTRYFKIAIQNWAVADSSGNIGIFPYGLYPVIARGNPRGILPGNGSYDWTGFIPQQYLPGLYDPSTGFVFSANQITVSPNYPYYIGWDYESGYRADQIYTMINATYGFNYAKMEKIQLCVHDFTTDIFFKPLLNALNESGLSNTPEYSALKSWNGNMDINSTAATIYYFFIRDFVSSVFEPWLSYYGINGTYGLGQTAFFLGSDDYYHGPLIEDLVNWTISDYNSSFFSNPVSGAKGNETTAMLGAYAMAINQITKDYGPYSSSWQWGNVHRRYLSSFFGISAMNTQAVPAAGDGNTINAAYGTISDFGPSWRMIVNMSDPLSGIGIYPGGISENPLSPYYDNTFIDWNDGIYFTLINASAPAQFFYLYYGGDLL
- a CDS encoding MFS transporter; the protein is MTIDYSRKYFVLSITTLGSLMAAIDSTIVFLALPAMGHYFASSVSYLTWIVVAYIISATIFMIPSADIMRKIGKKQLYLAGFLIFAFSSLVIALSNSIFMAVVFRFVEGIGAGFLSAVGIPILLDAFPPQERGRAVGINSISWAIGTLIGPVLGGYLVLYDWRYVFLINVPIGIIAAVLGMVRIPNYQRENAAKYDPIPLIGLIAFLIPLTIGISFINVYFLMAPAVLFPFFLMSQRRNPIIPSVLLRNRNYVRVSISSTLQALSFFGVLYALSLYLQITKGMSSLSASLYLFTYPLASMIANPVSGFIFDRTGKGAQLLVIGLVMQAFGIFMVAYTMTLIPVYLFVAGFGGSLFWAPSTTMVVDAAGPKFRGIANSSLFTLRNMSLILGISVFPLFVSAFSHVKSSSIIITAFGSNLTASTSYYLMAVSILSILAMIPIMGFLRSRNDESALKAENPT
- the cas3 gene encoding type I-D CRISPR-associated helicase Cas3', translating into MVCRLIKAPEEYVDRSFQEILAGFLSSDKNVMILEAPTGAGKTTAFSRLFNDRFKTIVVMPNNVLIDQNYTAFSSTIPGVSEITGSSLQEEMNKYNQKKDVLISKIIGQSSIIFTNPTLLFYILLNFYKIPHSRSDQVSDLVLEGVRCVVLDEFHVYSIDQKYRLIALLSLFRKKIKFIISSATLDEGLVALLKNILNENELQIVEVQKSGRDLIRGPVEYDLHSETALDVIREHIKDLKDGKWFLILDSIRECHEVKDLMCSNGINGQDICLLNRLDLSKYESKDTALKDCFEHRIVIASNIVEQGYNPPKEFTNFIIDRGYYGHNLRQRAGRIGRGINFTSRLIISIGDPALISRVWSRIESGENLIERLSEEIGEQHGVMKPYIVGVYAGFLNEFFTPDARRILLSEAVKTQKSEYISGMKRVISIFEALSKLNLTDIPKNCDGLQYFVKWFNDYKETFRHFIGDREDATFLMEEDNSEDQKIEQFNYDAIWLIQNTDYTNVDGIIKVNGFKNKPDNNFDIYVVGFPYVTEGTKKVRISFTRLYHREKQEIEKRLNNCIEEYLKFCPLLDYDTAKELKNIVSLTAYPERLKLLVEI
- the cas7d gene encoding type I-D CRISPR-associated protein Cas7/Csc2; this translates as MEDISEAIERGLLVRSVQDLDLRKNTGLFIKVAILSETKSFFICRNNEPTETTAETFHNYDRVVVPGPKWRGAERATALTMFRWADAINQEYNRNAVTRKILLKNPVSLIYGDSSTGSEREAASIASRCYYDWSYSYEPLGAVTERFIHNSLSDTGTILMDKEGKVQRNAIYNVQYIKPGVKFVRFISLENASLDILKVVIAATIRTTRYGARTSILGDNMQNTILAIGFSKGDRSITSYSVMEEAWNSDSWEPEKLIIEQMKSSYGNDFLTGNALESFLNEVKSLSSNREEMRTLSSQFVSKMEQDWSDFWKV
- the cas6 gene encoding CRISPR-associated endoribonuclease Cas6, with product MKSAIIKIEKSSGMMIPYEYNYYIALSIYSKLNQYQNKIRPLHIPASFSVFTFSNIISRKVLTGINGLKIDRGFIIFRTLDDTLLDYLKLGLALDPTIRITETTFSVKSVKEINSISFPEEVKFRTLSPALVRDFKNAKLYVSDPRYIEENINNTTTWFLKHKLGISNPSLSIEIETYDRKTVRISSNAGKNSITTSFNLTGRLRGNPDEISMIYYRGIGSKTGLGLGCWEVNNE